The segment GAAAATGATCCGCCGCAGCGTAGTGCCCAGCGGCACTTCGATCAATCCTGTGCGGCGCACTTTTCCCACCAGCGAAAAAGTTTTTGTCCCGTGGCTTTCCTGGGTGCCGTACTGGCTGTACCAGTCAGCGCCGTTGCGCAAAATATTTGGCAGCGTGCCCAATGTCTCCGTGTTGTTGATAATCGTCGGCTTGCCGAACAAACCGGAAATTGCCGGAAACGGCGGTCTGGAACGCGGCATGCCTCGTTTTCCTTCAACAGATGCAATCAATGCCGTCTCTTCGCCGCAGACAAAAGCGCCGGCGCCTTCTTTAATATTAATGTCAAAATCCCAACCTGAATTCAAAATATTTTTCCCAATAAGCCCGTATTCTCTCATTTGCGCCAGGCCGTTCCGCAGCCGGGCAATTGCCAGCGGGTACTCGGCGCGAATGTAAATGTAACCGTGAGTCGCGCCGATGGCGTAAGCCGCAATGAGCATTCCCTCCAAAACAGCGTGCGGGTCGCCTTCGATCAGCGACCGGTTCATGAAAGCGCCCGGGTCTCCTTCGTCGGCATTGCAGATGAGATATTTTTCGTCGCCCTCGGCGTTGCGGCAGATTTGCCATTTTTTGAAGGTCGGAAATCCGGCGCCGCCTCTGCCGCGCAAACCGGATTTTTTGACTTCTTCGATGATCTTTTCAGATCCCAACTCGAACGCTTTTAAAATTCCCTGATAGCCGTCGCGGGCAATGTAGTGGTCGATGTCTTCGGGGTTGATAAAACCGCAATTTCGCAGCACGATGCGCACCTGCGGCTCGAGCATGGGAAGTTTGAAAAAATGAGGCAGTTCGCCAAACGGGGAATCATCTTTTTCGCCGAAATGTCCCACCGCACGCTGTAGCGGCAGCTCGCCTTTGAGGAAAGTCGCCTCCAAAATCGCTTTCGCCTTTTTGGGGTCAACGTTGGAAAAACTCACGCGAGGTTTGCCGGGCAGCGCAATATCCACCAGCGGCTCGAGATAGCAGGGCCCGATGCAGCCGACTTGCACAACTTTCGCTTCAACTTTGTGTTCGTCCAGCGTCTGGTAAATTGCCTCCAGGGTCTGCATGGCGCCGGCGGCTCTGCCGCACGAAGCGGCTCCCAAAAAAATCGTGGGAATGTCGTTGTGCTGAAGTGCTTCCCATTTGGCCTTGGCTTTTTTCTGAATGGATTCAAAATTATTCATAATGCGCTAAAGTCTCCCGTAGTTTAACAACGGTCATCTGGCTATACACGTCGTCATTGATCTGGACGACCGGCGCCAGGGCGCAGCATCCCAGACAGGCGACGCGTCGGAATTCATATTTACTGTCCGGAGTGACCTGCCCCGGCTTGATTCCGATTTCTCGTTCCACGGCGTCGCACAAAATTTCTCCCCCTTTTACGTGGCAGGCGGTTCCCATGCAGATTTTAATGACATTCCGCCCGGGTTTGCTGAAGCGAAATTGGGCATAAAAAGAGGCCACGCCATAAATTTCATTTTCTGAAGTTTTCAAAAAACGGGAAATCTCTTGCGTGGCTTCCTGGGAAATGTAGCCAAATTTCTCTTGCGTTTTTTGCAGAATCGGAATCAGATCGCTTTCTTTTCCCTGAAAATTTTCAAAAATTTCTTTAAATTCCTCTGTCAATTTCCAAACCTCCGTTGATCGCTCTATTCCGGATTTATTTGCTGACGCGGTAAAATCGGCGAACCATCCAGCTTGCCGGTCAAATAAATGCAATCCGTCACATCCGCCTCGCCGTGCACTACGTCTTCGGCAAATGCGAGACAGGTTGGCGCGCCGCAGCAACCGCAGTCGATGTGCGGCAATTTTTTGTACACGCGATCCCGCTCTTTGATGCGTTTGATGGAAGTAACCAGGTCAGAATCGAAAAAAGAGGTGGGACGCGGTAA is part of the Calditrichota bacterium genome and harbors:
- a CDS encoding 4Fe-4S dicluster domain-containing protein; the protein is MNNFESIQKKAKAKWEALQHNDIPTIFLGAASCGRAAGAMQTLEAIYQTLDEHKVEAKVVQVGCIGPCYLEPLVDIALPGKPRVSFSNVDPKKAKAILEATFLKGELPLQRAVGHFGEKDDSPFGELPHFFKLPMLEPQVRIVLRNCGFINPEDIDHYIARDGYQGILKAFELGSEKIIEEVKKSGLRGRGGAGFPTFKKWQICRNAEGDEKYLICNADEGDPGAFMNRSLIEGDPHAVLEGMLIAAYAIGATHGYIYIRAEYPLAIARLRNGLAQMREYGLIGKNILNSGWDFDINIKEGAGAFVCGEETALIASVEGKRGMPRSRPPFPAISGLFGKPTIINNTETLGTLPNILRNGADWYSQYGTQESHGTKTFSLVGKVRRTGLIEVPLGTTLRRIIFDIGGGTLKPFKAVQTGGPSGGCLSEEFLDLPVDYESLTSAGSIMGSGGLIIMDEDTCVVDLARYFLDFTQKESCGKCTPCRVGTRHMVEILEKITRGEADLEMLTKLQNLAETVKRGSLCGLGQTAPNPVLTTLKYFRDEYVSHVKDKYCPATVCRELLEYRVIPGKCTGCQRCVSVCPTGAITGPRSEPHNLDPSKCIKCRACYEICRFDAIAGDAIVIRSKGRAS
- a CDS encoding NAD(P)H-dependent oxidoreductase subunit E, which translates into the protein MTEEFKEIFENFQGKESDLIPILQKTQEKFGYISQEATQEISRFLKTSENEIYGVASFYAQFRFSKPGRNVIKICMGTACHVKGGEILCDAVEREIGIKPGQVTPDSKYEFRRVACLGCCALAPVVQINDDVYSQMTVVKLRETLAHYE